Proteins from a single region of Limibacter armeniacum:
- a CDS encoding helix-turn-helix domain-containing protein, with protein MAIKDESLGNIGKAIKEIRQDKRLSLQEVSQKSDVTPSLLSKIENFRTVPSLPVLFNIARALDVDMAELVRNVRHSSMDYILIRKGEVSPIERSDSEGLRYFDLISQAITNVNMRVNLVEVSGNVHRPPIATNGLELLYVIHGDINYGLGEEMIELHEGDTLFFDGNIPHSVTNDTDQKALLFKVYLMDVNG; from the coding sequence ATGGCAATCAAGGACGAGAGTCTTGGAAATATAGGCAAGGCAATTAAGGAAATAAGACAGGACAAAAGACTCAGCTTGCAGGAGGTGTCTCAGAAGAGTGATGTAACACCTAGCCTGTTGTCAAAGATTGAAAATTTCAGGACAGTACCTTCTTTACCGGTGTTGTTCAATATCGCCCGTGCATTGGATGTAGATATGGCTGAATTGGTAAGGAATGTCAGGCATTCATCTATGGATTATATCCTGATCAGGAAAGGGGAGGTATCTCCTATAGAGCGTTCTGACTCGGAAGGGCTTCGCTACTTTGATCTTATATCACAAGCCATTACCAATGTCAATATGCGGGTCAACTTGGTGGAAGTGAGCGGTAATGTTCACCGTCCGCCAATTGCAACCAACGGGTTGGAACTGCTGTACGTGATTCATGGAGATATCAACTATGGGTTAGGTGAGGAGATGATTGAGTTGCACGAGGGAGATACCCTGTTTTTTGATGGCAATATTCCTCACTCTGTCACCAACGATACAGACCAGAAGGCATTGCTGTTCAAGGTTTACCTGATGGATGTAAATGGGTAA
- a CDS encoding ATP-binding cassette domain-containing protein, translating to MIELNIQKRLNATAGEMQLQVNCQIEQGTFTTLYGESGAGKTSTLRMLSGLMSPDNGRITVNGKVWFDSEKRINLSPQQRSIGYVFQDYALFPNMTVQENLQFALAKGQPQNIIGELIEMMELGDLQNRKPTTLSGGQQQRVALARALVQRPQLLLLDEPLAALDIKIRLKLQDFLLKVHREYKLTTLLISHDIGEITKLSQQVMVLEKGKITRQGTPAAIFTDNHISGKFRFAGEILQIDKQEVVYIVTVLVQQNIVKVIAQEEEVKKFQIGDKVILASKAFNPIILPVVD from the coding sequence ATGATTGAACTGAATATACAGAAGCGGCTCAATGCCACAGCAGGAGAAATGCAACTGCAAGTCAATTGTCAAATTGAGCAGGGTACATTTACCACGCTTTATGGTGAATCCGGTGCAGGAAAGACCTCCACCCTCCGCATGCTCTCCGGTTTGATGTCACCTGACAATGGACGCATTACAGTCAATGGCAAGGTATGGTTTGATTCAGAAAAAAGGATTAACCTCTCCCCTCAGCAGCGCAGTATCGGGTATGTCTTTCAGGATTATGCCCTATTTCCAAATATGACGGTACAGGAAAACCTACAGTTTGCCTTGGCGAAAGGTCAACCTCAAAACATTATTGGCGAACTGATAGAAATGATGGAACTGGGAGACCTGCAAAATCGGAAACCCACTACCCTTTCAGGCGGTCAGCAGCAACGTGTAGCCTTGGCAAGAGCATTGGTACAACGTCCTCAGCTGCTACTGCTGGATGAACCGCTTGCCGCACTGGATATCAAAATCAGGCTCAAGTTGCAAGACTTTCTACTGAAAGTACATAGGGAATATAAGCTGACTACCCTCCTGATCAGCCATGATATAGGTGAAATCACCAAGCTATCCCAACAGGTGATGGTACTTGAGAAAGGTAAGATCACCCGACAAGGCACACCTGCCGCCATCTTTACTGATAACCATATCAGTGGCAAATTCCGGTTTGCAGGAGAAATACTTCAAATTGATAAACAGGAAGTAGTTTATATTGTCACCGTACTGGTACAGCAGAATATCGTCAAGGTTATTGCACAGGAGGAAGAAGTCAAAAAATTCCAGATTGGGGATAAGGTAATACTGGCATCAAAAGCTTTCAATCCGATAATTTTGCCAGTGGTAGATTAA
- a CDS encoding alkaline phosphatase family protein, producing MNTQKLFKALLLAIYVAICSCNNAIIDTQPNNQVEPNSNLRTASGKHVLFIGIDGLQYEKMANVSTPNLDKLNISKGFTGGIMGTPSEQSTYSGPGWATLLTGVWFDKHGVPNNSSSTYKSQAKSIFAYVKEAQPNAEIASVAVWSPIHEFMENDMSYVDRRYDGGDDAHAVTWAVNDLQDENTDLLFVHLDNVDHVGHASGWGSAYNNAIAEVDVQVGTLLQAVEDRIDQTGEDWLIIVATDHGRDPSLGYSHGNQTTYEKTIFVGMNKAGNDEFNSSVTSIPNSGFNGLYGTVAQTSVAPTILRHLGITIQPEWQLASAPLIGEDGPRKVMQASQGGNSVFWYSQSSNSANIYRNNQLVGTIAGNQGNFTDTTATIGLNTYTVELNGATGSFSMYGNSNNLSISAALDWNDLANNTAYFFRNDYQYVRYNKSNDSADAGYPKPVNSSTWPGLDSYKELISASFKWHNQYGYFFMSDGRYLKYDMSTDQVLSGYPKQVNNSTWPGLQGYGDKIVAALNWDNDKAYFFLNDGTYISYSISNDQVDTGYPKAIDNSSWSGLEPYGNAITAALDWDSTYCYFFLSDNTYIKYNKSTNTAESGYPKAINSSSWPGLM from the coding sequence ATGAACACACAAAAACTATTTAAAGCGCTATTACTAGCCATCTATGTAGCAATTTGCAGCTGTAACAATGCTATTATTGACACACAGCCAAACAACCAAGTTGAACCAAATTCAAACTTAAGAACAGCATCTGGCAAGCATGTGCTTTTCATTGGCATTGATGGATTACAGTATGAAAAAATGGCAAATGTGAGCACACCTAACTTAGACAAGTTGAATATAAGTAAAGGCTTTACAGGTGGTATCATGGGTACCCCTTCCGAGCAGAGTACTTATAGCGGTCCGGGATGGGCTACCCTTTTGACTGGTGTATGGTTTGATAAACATGGAGTTCCAAACAACAGTTCTTCCACCTACAAGTCTCAAGCGAAAAGTATCTTTGCCTATGTAAAAGAAGCACAGCCTAATGCAGAAATAGCTTCAGTAGCAGTTTGGTCTCCCATCCATGAGTTTATGGAAAATGACATGAGCTATGTAGACCGTCGATATGACGGCGGAGATGATGCTCATGCCGTTACATGGGCTGTCAATGACCTACAGGATGAAAATACAGACTTACTATTTGTCCATCTGGATAATGTAGACCACGTAGGACATGCCAGTGGATGGGGAAGTGCCTACAACAATGCTATTGCTGAAGTTGACGTACAGGTGGGAACCTTATTACAAGCAGTGGAAGACCGTATAGACCAAACAGGCGAAGATTGGCTGATCATAGTGGCTACCGACCACGGACGTGACCCAAGTTTAGGTTACTCACATGGTAACCAGACCACTTATGAAAAAACCATCTTTGTAGGTATGAACAAGGCAGGTAATGATGAATTCAATTCTTCAGTTACTTCTATTCCAAATTCAGGTTTTAATGGACTGTATGGGACAGTTGCCCAAACTTCAGTGGCTCCTACTATCCTGAGACATCTGGGTATCACGATCCAACCGGAATGGCAATTGGCATCTGCCCCATTGATCGGAGAAGATGGGCCAAGAAAAGTGATGCAAGCTTCTCAAGGAGGAAATAGCGTTTTCTGGTATTCGCAAAGTAGCAATAGTGCCAATATCTACCGCAACAACCAATTGGTAGGAACCATTGCTGGAAATCAAGGTAACTTTACGGACACTACGGCTACAATTGGGTTAAATACCTACACAGTCGAGTTGAATGGTGCTACAGGTTCATTCAGTATGTACGGCAATAGTAATAACCTGTCAATTTCAGCTGCTCTTGACTGGAATGATCTGGCTAACAATACAGCTTACTTCTTCCGAAATGATTATCAGTATGTGCGTTACAACAAATCCAACGACTCAGCTGATGCTGGATACCCTAAACCTGTCAACAGCTCAACATGGCCCGGACTTGATAGTTACAAGGAACTTATCAGTGCATCTTTTAAATGGCACAACCAGTATGGCTACTTTTTCATGAGCGACGGAAGGTACCTGAAATATGATATGAGTACAGACCAAGTGCTTTCCGGCTATCCGAAACAAGTGAACAACTCAACTTGGCCAGGATTGCAAGGATATGGAGATAAGATTGTGGCAGCACTTAACTGGGACAATGACAAGGCTTATTTTTTCCTGAATGATGGCACCTATATCAGTTACAGCATCAGCAATGACCAAGTAGATACTGGTTATCCAAAAGCAATTGACAACAGCTCATGGTCAGGGTTGGAGCCATACGGCAATGCTATTACCGCTGCCCTTGACTGGGACAGTACTTACTGCTATTTCTTTTTGAGTGACAATACCTATATCAAGTACAATAAATCAACCAATACGGCAGAAAGTGGTTACCCAAAAGCTATCAATAGTAGCTCTTGGCCAGGATTAATGTAA
- a CDS encoding HipA N-terminal domain-containing protein, which translates to MRKAEVYRNGVLAGILTEENRNSYRFVYEEAYFMDTQLPAISLTLPKVKREFHSPILFPFFFNMLSEGVNRKLQSLQLKMDEEDHFGLLLETAQFDTIGAVSVKPID; encoded by the coding sequence ATGAGAAAAGCGGAGGTTTACAGAAATGGTGTGCTGGCGGGTATCCTGACAGAAGAAAACAGGAATAGCTACCGATTTGTCTACGAGGAGGCCTATTTTATGGATACACAACTACCTGCCATAAGCCTAACCTTACCCAAGGTAAAACGGGAATTTCACAGTCCAATCCTGTTCCCATTTTTCTTCAATATGCTGAGTGAAGGTGTCAACCGCAAACTGCAAAGCCTTCAACTGAAAATGGATGAAGAAGACCATTTCGGCCTGCTGCTTGAAACCGCACAATTTGATACCATCGGCGCTGTATCCGTAAAACCGATTGACTGA
- a CDS encoding type II toxin-antitoxin system HipA family toxin: protein MKVEIYNCPGTLAEGHSTYTTACRKRLFEGKKVSHILPYRSPQLSEEVTELFIENRKRISISGVQEKLSMVLEKNRLRLTHSGEQGTYILKPIPRDLKLVEQVPANEHLTMQIARQVYKINTAENALIFFQDGSPAYITRRFDIKSDGTKFGLEDFASLAGKTKDNAGPDFKYRYSYEEIAVLLREFVPAWRVEVEKLFAQILFNYLFHNGDAHLKNFSLIEVRDGDYLLSPVYDLINTRLHVADSDMALEDGLFSHDYETDSFAANGYYAYDDFLEFALKIGVQEKRAIRLLDTFRTANPEVEQLTQRSFLSEELKAQYLTLYRDRIKRLNYSFSGKL, encoded by the coding sequence ATGAAAGTAGAGATTTACAACTGTCCGGGTACTTTGGCGGAAGGACATTCGACCTATACAACTGCCTGCCGTAAACGACTTTTTGAAGGGAAGAAAGTCAGCCATATACTTCCTTACCGCTCTCCGCAACTTAGTGAAGAGGTGACGGAGCTGTTTATCGAAAACCGCAAGCGTATCTCTATTTCAGGAGTACAGGAAAAACTGAGTATGGTACTGGAAAAGAACAGGCTCAGGCTGACGCATTCCGGTGAACAGGGTACTTATATCCTAAAACCTATTCCGAGAGACCTGAAACTGGTGGAGCAGGTTCCTGCCAATGAGCATTTGACCATGCAGATTGCCCGACAAGTTTACAAGATCAATACGGCTGAGAATGCCCTGATTTTCTTTCAGGACGGTTCCCCAGCCTATATCACCCGACGGTTTGACATAAAATCGGACGGCACCAAGTTTGGACTGGAAGATTTTGCTTCATTAGCCGGCAAGACCAAGGACAATGCAGGACCGGACTTCAAGTACCGATACAGTTACGAGGAAATTGCAGTCTTATTAAGGGAGTTTGTACCTGCTTGGAGAGTTGAAGTGGAAAAACTGTTTGCACAGATCCTGTTCAATTACCTTTTCCATAATGGGGATGCACACCTGAAAAACTTTTCCCTAATTGAAGTAAGGGATGGGGATTACCTGCTAAGCCCTGTATATGACCTGATCAATACACGGCTACACGTTGCTGATTCGGATATGGCGTTGGAAGATGGACTGTTTTCCCATGACTATGAAACTGACAGCTTTGCGGCTAACGGATACTATGCTTACGATGATTTTCTGGAATTTGCCTTGAAGATTGGTGTGCAGGAAAAAAGAGCCATTCGCCTACTGGATACATTCCGCACTGCCAACCCTGAGGTCGAGCAACTTACGCAAAGGAGTTTTCTTTCTGAAGAGCTAAAAGCACAATACCTGACCCTGTACCGTGACCGAATCAAAAGGTTGAATTACTCTTTCAGTGGTAAACTTTAG
- a CDS encoding DUF3244 domain-containing protein, whose protein sequence is MKTFKSILAVLTLSIFTLINANATYRPLGGITYSFKVATGQQVATLVLKDMEGKAVDFILSNAEGKVVMHRKFEGVVETSAKLDFAALQKGDYTMTLQFEDNRVVRQLEITEAKTVVMKDYQLTSKDMPYQFKLNGKELSLFFNKAAEKVLNITITNEAGEEVYSSRFVSGFKPVKQLDLSLLKSGIYYVHIKGNETNVTETIAL, encoded by the coding sequence ATGAAAACATTTAAATCAATTCTGGCAGTTCTGACTCTGAGTATCTTTACACTGATCAACGCTAACGCAACTTACAGACCACTAGGCGGTATCACTTACAGCTTTAAAGTGGCAACCGGTCAGCAAGTGGCAACACTGGTACTAAAAGACATGGAAGGTAAGGCAGTGGACTTTATCCTAAGCAATGCAGAAGGCAAAGTGGTCATGCACCGCAAGTTTGAAGGCGTGGTAGAAACTTCTGCTAAACTGGACTTTGCAGCACTGCAAAAAGGTGATTACACGATGACACTTCAGTTTGAGGATAACCGTGTAGTAAGACAACTGGAGATTACAGAAGCTAAAACAGTGGTGATGAAAGATTACCAACTGACAAGCAAGGATATGCCTTACCAGTTTAAATTGAACGGTAAAGAACTGAGCCTGTTCTTTAACAAAGCAGCGGAGAAAGTGCTGAACATTACAATCACCAACGAAGCTGGTGAAGAAGTTTACAGCTCACGTTTCGTAAGCGGTTTCAAGCCAGTAAAACAGCTTGACCTAAGCCTACTGAAAAGTGGTATCTACTACGTGCACATCAAAGGCAACGAGACTAACGTAACAGAAACAATCGCGCTGTAA
- a CDS encoding helix-turn-helix transcriptional regulator — protein sequence MHQEAFISTIKQRRETLGITQQDLAELSGVALRTLKAIENGKGNPTLSTIQKLLEVLGLEIVIQVKQ from the coding sequence ATGCACCAAGAAGCATTTATTTCTACCATAAAACAAAGGCGTGAAACGCTTGGCATTACGCAACAGGATCTGGCAGAACTGTCTGGAGTAGCACTCCGTACACTGAAGGCGATCGAAAATGGAAAAGGAAACCCTACCCTTTCTACCATTCAGAAACTGCTGGAGGTATTGGGACTCGAAATAGTGATACAGGTAAAGCAATAA